Proteins encoded in a region of the Geobacillus genomosp. 3 genome:
- a CDS encoding YneF family protein, with translation MWTTILVGVLALIAGVALGFFIARKTMINYLKKNPPINEQMIRMMMMQMGMTPSQKKINQMMKMMNNQLK, from the coding sequence ATGTGGACCACGATTCTCGTTGGTGTGCTGGCGCTCATCGCCGGTGTGGCGCTCGGGTTTTTCATCGCCCGCAAAACGATGATTAATTATTTGAAGAAAAATCCGCCGATCAATGAACAAATGATCCGCATGATGATGATGCAAATGGGCATGACCCCGTCGCAAAAGAAAATCAACCAAATGATGAAAATGATGAACAACCAACTGAAATAA
- the sirA gene encoding sporulation inhibitor of replication protein SirA, whose amino-acid sequence MVRYWIYLLNDEVAAHYRHRTEKIVELLREHQCAKAPLKTICRKQVEFITERLSFSRLELGLKQYFVGRVGKNLERNMFILQNDAGDEALLVVQKRRLLLVADSAPLAADIGRALASVAPSFLAVAADFVDYHWLSAPAPGRKFA is encoded by the coding sequence ATGGTTCGTTATTGGATTTATTTGTTAAATGATGAAGTGGCGGCACACTACCGCCACCGGACGGAAAAAATTGTCGAACTGCTTCGGGAGCATCAGTGTGCGAAAGCGCCGTTGAAAACGATTTGCCGCAAGCAAGTTGAATTTATTACCGAACGGTTGTCGTTTTCGCGTCTCGAGTTGGGCTTAAAGCAATATTTTGTCGGGCGTGTCGGCAAAAATTTAGAGCGCAATATGTTCATTTTGCAAAATGACGCCGGTGACGAAGCGCTTCTTGTTGTGCAAAAGCGCCGCCTGCTGCTTGTTGCTGACAGTGCGCCGCTGGCGGCCGACATCGGCCGGGCGCTCGCCAGCGTAGCGCCATCGTTTTTGGCGGTTGCTGCTGATTTTGTCGACTATCATTGGCTGTCTGCACCGGCGCCGGGAAGAAAATTTGCGTAA